The region AAAGCCTAGTATGCGTCTCTGAATTCGGAAGCAAAGTCACCCACTCGTCCACATAACGTCGATTCATACGAGACTCCTCGCAAAACTCGTTGGCCATATGGGAAAGATTCCTAAGATTGTGTAGTACGAGGGACTGGATTTCCTTTTCGGATTTCCGGGGAAAGGCGAGACGTATATGTCTCTCGATCCTGTTACGAATCGAGCCCGTTAGCTTTCCTAATAGATAAACGACTCCGAAAAGAATCTTACCGCGTATTACGTAAGGAAAGAAGGATAGAAACCCGACTAAAAACCTTGCGAAGAGATACTGAAAAAACTTTTTCGCCTTCTTCCGTTCACTCCGCGGAACTGGATTGGACATGGTACGATTTCATCATTTCGAATTAAGTTCACAAGAAGAATTTGGGATTCTTAGAAAGAAGGGGTTGAGATCGATTATCGAAATCCTAAGTCTAAAGCTTCCTGGAAATAGGATCGATATATTCGAAAAGAAAATCGGTTTTATTCTATAAAAAATTCGTTTCTAGGAAACCTTGGTCGGGTCCGATTAATAAAGAATTCTGAGGAAATTCCGGCCAAAAGATTTTCCTTATCCGGGAAACGAGGACCGACGATCGTATGTCCGATTCAAAACCATATATTCTCCTATCCAATCCGCTCGCCCGGATCGCATTACTCGCGCTTCTATTCATTGTAAGCCCCGTAATTCTTGCGGCACCTACAGGCGAACCTTCCAAGACGGGGTCATCCAAGAGTTTTCGATTTCCCCAAGACCATTTATTTCATAAAGGTTTCCGGGTAGAATGGTGCTATTTCGTGGGAATCCTACAAACGGACGAAGGAAGGGAATTAGGTTACGAGTTAAGTTTTTTCCGAGCCTATGCCGGACCTAAGGTGGCGGTTTATCCGGTTCACTTAGCCATCTCGGATATGAAGATGGAAAAGCATAAGATATCTCAAACCATCGAGAGAGAATTAGGAGATGTCGCGGGCCAGAATAAGGGAACCCTTTGGAGCGGGGATTATAGGATGGACGTACTTGGACCCACCCAATTACGAATCTCCGCTTTCCCCAGAACGGATGCAGGATTCGGATTGGAATTGGAACTGAATTCCAAAACCGAAAATATATTGATCCACGGAAAAAACGGTAAGTCGATCAAGAGTCGGGCCAATCCTCAATTCTATTCCTATTATTACAGTATTCCAAGAATGGAAACCAAAGGGACTCTTTACCTCGAAGGCCAAGAATACAACGTCAAATCGGGAACATCTTGGATGGATCATGAATGGAGTAGTCCCGAAGGAACC is a window of Leptospira wolffii serovar Khorat str. Khorat-H2 DNA encoding:
- a CDS encoding lipocalin-like domain-containing protein — its product is MSDSKPYILLSNPLARIALLALLFIVSPVILAAPTGEPSKTGSSKSFRFPQDHLFHKGFRVEWCYFVGILQTDEGRELGYELSFFRAYAGPKVAVYPVHLAISDMKMEKHKISQTIERELGDVAGQNKGTLWSGDYRMDVLGPTQLRISAFPRTDAGFGLELELNSKTENILIHGKNGKSIKSRANPQFYSYYYSIPRMETKGTLYLEGQEYNVKSGTSWMDHEWSSPEGTEASFDLSSRDLSWDWICIQLEDGSDIMAFNFRNKSNPEPETFGTLRSPDGKVLTFEKEKELNFFPEGESWKSPNTGISYKLGWKLISDRFKLSISPRFEEQEFDARSSTGLAYWEGGIRVEGEIDGKKVKGSGYLELKPSR